The following proteins are encoded in a genomic region of Ammospiza caudacuta isolate bAmmCau1 chromosome 13, bAmmCau1.pri, whole genome shotgun sequence:
- the RIPOR1 gene encoding rho family-interacting cell polarization regulator 1 isoform X1: MAVSAAVSLASGREVLPSMQLPLALAGPWFPAEITWLPRFHGESRGGRCQEPARTPRLLPSMGVEQRGCTEPGPLSPRASPLASPGTWRPSRSHSTMSLSVRPQRRVLVTKINRSQSFAGVNSSADRPFRNLSPFTPTVSRKTGSRVSRMFSMSHKSPPPKVPQPNRLDEVYEALKKGLTAYLEVHQLELEKLSTQIRESKRNSRLGFLYDLDKQVKSIERFLRRLEFHASKIDELYEAYCIQRRLRDGAHNMVKAYSTGSPGSREARESLAEASKGYKEYTENMCLLENELESQLGEFHIRMKGLAGFARLCAGDQYEIFMKYGRQRWKLRGRIEVNSKQVWDSEEMVFLPLVTEFLSIKVTELKSLANHVVVGNVSCETKDLFAALPQVVAVDINDLGTLKLSLEVTWNPFDKDDQPSAASSVNKASTVNKRFSTYNQSPPDTPSLREQAFYNMLRRQEELENGTAWSISSESSDDSSSPQLSSSARHATHKPIVQPEVQASAPAIEISFSQQPEEADAVLGASGSSVPSAGSQPEEPSSRKKDAVANGHVPYSRTLSHISEASVDATMEVKTVESPWEPAPSTEDTGMGKQDAHSLPGAAVAAAVARQDRATEAKPRASVAWATSCEEEAGSAEPAQSQAPAQSDYGTGAPTALAQASAEERPIPTPPLPTSTPEVPRGKMVDSGLEEAIGLLGSALDDYRGQFPELQPLERELKRLEEMLLVRGSQGCHEQKQGVFLSRASSISLTVEHALESFSFLNTSDMEDSEGSEEEPLQDERRAGRPLRSTRAPSAGEMGADDTGMCSGSEASTDPMSTGNEFLDKALVLHLNNCNRLLLKLGTFGPLRCQEMYALDRLLRESQVLEIVCQLTEERAGAATSAADVVQFSTRNEGVLPLWDLCVEVPNIYTCPVERFLQVLSAQYAAPISEQHPGLADIVCVKLVEDMLNRRLPRRPGSAQSEQVTIFQYWSHFESLGALVLDTYMMELAEEALLAQNLNSDDQDVVLRALKRMPEGRLKKEGLKALSLLLVEGNSKVVSAVSAQLRSLAENPRFRQRALVCFLEQLEDEEVQTRVAGCAALGCLKAKESIEQLVYLCQTDKEPVREAAKQSLMLCGEDGKSAHRRLEETLDSLPRIFAPASMASTAF, from the exons ATGGCGGTGTCGGCAGCGGTGTCGCTCGCCTCGGGGAGGGAGGTGCTCCCGTCCATGCAGCTGCCATTGGCGCTGGCTGGGCCGTGGTTTCCTGCCGAAATCACATGGCTCCCGCGTTTCCATGGAGAGAGCCGGGGTGGGCGCTGCCAAGAGCCTGCACGAACTCCCCGCTTGCTCCCGTCCATGGGAGTGGAACAAAGGGGATGCACCGAGCCAGGCCCGCTTTCGCCCCGCGCCTCGCCCCTCGCCTCTCCTGGGACAT GGCGGCCCTCCAGGTCACACTCAACGATGTCACTGTCTGTGCGCCCGCAGCGCCGAGTCCTCGTCACCAAGATCAATAGGAGCCAGTCCTTCGCCGGAGTGAACTCATCGGCCGACCGGCCCTTCAG GAATCTCTCACCTTTCACCCCCACTGTCTCCCGCAAGACTGGCTCCAGGGTCAGTAGGATGTTCTCAATGTCCCACAAATCCCCACCACCCAAGGTGCCTCAGCCCAACCGCCTGGACGAGGTGTATGAAGCTCTCAAGAAGGGCCTGAC AGCCTACCTGGAGGTGCACCAGCTGGAACTGGAGAAGCTCAGCACGCAGATCCGTGAGTCCAAGAGGAATTCACGCCTG GGCTTTCTCTATGATCTGGATAAG caagTGAAGTCAATCGAGCGCTTCCTGCGTCGCCTGGAGTTTCATGCCAGCAAG ATAGATGAGCTGTATGAGGCTTACTGCATCCAGCGGCGGCTCCGTGATGGAGCCCACAACATGGTCAAGGCTTACAGCACCGGCTCGCCGGGCAGCCGGGAGGCACGCGAGAGCCTGGCCGAGGCCAGCAAGGGCTACAAGGAGTACAcagag AACATGTGTCTGTTGGAGAATGAGCTGGAGAGCCAGCTGGGCGAATTCCACATCCGGATGAAAG GATTGGCAGGCTTTGCCCGGCTTTGTGCTGGTGACCAGTATGAG ATCTTCATGAAGTATGGACGGCAGCGGTGGAAGCTGCGGGGGCGCATCGAGGTGAACAGCAAGCAGGTGTGGGACAGCGAGGAAATGGTTTTCTTGCCCCTCGTCACTGAGTTCCTCTCCATCAAG GTGACGGAGCTAAAGAGCCTGGCCAACCACGTTGTGGTGGGCAATGTGTCCTGTGAGACTAAGGACCTCtttgcagctctgccccaggtaGTGGCTGTGGATATCAACGACCTGGGCACGCTCAAACTCAGCCTGGAGGTGACCTGGAA ccccttcGACAAGGACGAccagccctcagcagccagCTCTGTCAACAAGGCTTCCACAGTGAACAAGAGGTTCTCCACCTACAACCAGAGTCCGCCTGACACGCCGTCCCTGCGGGAACAGGCATTCTAT AATATGCTGCGGCGCCAAGAGGAGCTGGAGAACGGCACAGCCTGGTCCATCTCCTCGGAGTCCTCAGATGACTCCTCCAGCCCCCAGCTGTCCAGCAGTGCCCGCCATGCCACACACAAGCCCATCGTGCAGCCTGAGGTGCAGGCCTCCGCCCCTGCCATTGAGATCTCCTTCTCCCAGCAACCAGAGGAGGCTGACGCCGTGCTTGGGGCCAGTGgcagcagtgtcccctctgCCGGGAGCCAGCCGGAGGAGCCGAGCAGCCGTAAGAAGGACGCAGTGGCCAACGGGCATGTGCCCTACTCCCGGACTCTGAGCCACATCAGCGAGGCCAGTGTGGATGCCACAATGGAGGTCAAGACTGTGGAGAGCCCTTGGGAGCCTGCGCCCAGCACggaggacacagggatgggcaaGCAAGATGCACACTCTCTGCCTGGTGCTGCggtggcagctgctgtggcaagGCAGGACAGGGCCACTGAGGCCAAGCCTCGTGCCTCCGTGGCATGGGCCACCTCCTGCGAGGAGGAGGCTGGCAGTGCAGAGCCAGCGCAGAGCCAGGCGCCAGCACAGAGTGACTATGGCACCGGGGCCCCCACAGCACTGGCACAAGCCTCTGCAGAAGAGAGGCCCATCCCAACCCCACCACTGCCCACCAGCACCCCTGAGGTGCCACGGGGGAAGATGGTGGATTCAGGTCTGGAGGAGGCAATTGGCCTCCTCGGCTCAGCTCTGGATGACTATCGGGGACagttcccagagctgcagcccctcgAACGGGAGCTCAAACGTctggaggagatgctgctggtgAGGGGCTCTCAGGGGTGTCATGAG CAGAAGCAAGGCGTCTTCCTCAGCCGGGCCTCCAGCATCAGCCTGACAGTGGAGCATGCACTGGAGAGCTTCAGCTTCCTCAACACCTCTGACATGGAGGACTCAGAAGGCTCTGAGGAGGAGCCTCTCCAAGATGAGAG GAGGGCTGGCAGACCCCTGCGCAGCACCAGAGCCCCCAGCGCTGGCGAGATGGGGGCAGATGACACCGGAATGTGCAGTGGTTCTGAGGCCAGCACTGACCCCATGAGCACTGGCAATGAGTTCCTGGATAAGGCACTGGTGCTTCACCTCAACAACTGCAACCGCCTGCTGCTG AAGCTGGGCACCTTCGGTCCTCTGCGGTGCCAGGAGATGTATGCCCTGGACAGGCTGCTGCGGGAGTCCCAGGTGCTGGAGATCGTGTGCCAGCTGACGGAGGAGCGCGCAGGAGCAGCCACCTCGGCTGCTGATG TGGTGCAGTTCTCGACGCGGAACGAGGGCGTGCTGCCCCTTTGGGACCTCTGTGTGGAAGTGCCCAACATCTACACCTGCCCTGTGGAGCGATTCCTGCAGGTGCTCAGTGCCCAGTATGCAGCTCCCATCAGTGAGCAGCACCCTGGTTTGGCTGATATTG TGTGTGTGAAACTGGTGGAGGACATGCTGAACCGGCGGCTGCCCCGGCGGCCCGGCAGTGCCCAGAGTGAGCAGGTCACCATCTTCCAGTACTGGAGCCACTTTGAGTCACTCGGTGCCCTGGTGCTTGACACCTACAtgatggagctggcagaggaag cactgctggcacagaACCTCAACTCAGACGACCAGGACGTGGTGCTGCGTGCCCTGAAGCGCATGCCCGAGGGCCGCCTGAAGAAGGAGGGACTGAAGGCGCTGAGCCTGCTCCTCGTGGAGGGCAACAGCAAGGTGGTGAGCGCCGTGTCAGCCCAGCTCCGCAGCCTGGCAGAAAACCCCCGCTTCCGCCAACGG GCCCTCGTGTgtttcctggagcagctggaggatgAGGAGGTGCAGACACGTGTGGCAGGGTGTGCGGCGCTGGGCTGCTTGAAG GCCAAGGAGAGCATCGAGCAGTTGGTTTACCTGTGCCAAACCGACAAAGAGCCTGTGCGGGAGGCAGCCAAGCAGAGCCTGATGCTGTGTG GGGAAGACGGTAAATCAGCTCACCGGCGACTGGAGGAGACCCTGGATAGCCTCCCGCGGATCTTTGCACCAGCCAGCATGGCCAGTACAGCTTTCTGA
- the RIPOR1 gene encoding rho family-interacting cell polarization regulator 1 isoform X3: protein MAVSAAVSLASGREVLPSMQLPLALAGPWFPAEITWLPRFHGESRGGRCQEPARTPRLLPSMGVEQRGCTEPGPLSPRASPLASPGTWRPSRSHSTMSLSVRPQRRVLVTKINRSQSFAGVNSSADRPFRNLSPFTPTVSRKTGSRVSRMFSMSHKSPPPKVPQPNRLDEVYEALKKGLTAYLEVHQLELEKLSTQIRESKRNSRLGFLYDLDKQVKSIERFLRRLEFHASKIDELYEAYCIQRRLRDGAHNMVKAYSTGSPGSREARESLAEASKGYKEYTENMCLLENELESQLGEFHIRMKGLAGFARLCAGDQYEIFMKYGRQRWKLRGRIEVNSKQVWDSEEMVFLPLVTEFLSIKVTELKSLANHVVVGNVSCETKDLFAALPQVVAVDINDLGTLKLSLEVTWNPFDKDDQPSAASSVNKASTVNKRFSTYNQSPPDTPSLREQAFYNMLRRQEELENGTAWSISSESSDDSSSPQLSSSARHATHKPIVQPEVQASAPAIEISFSQQPEEADAVLGASGSSVPSAGSQPEEPSSRKKDAVANGHVPYSRTLSHISEASVDATMEVKTVESPWEPAPSTEDTGMGKQDAHSLPGAAVAAAVARQDRATEAKPRASVAWATSCEEEAGSAEPAQSQAPAQSDYGTGAPTALAQASAEERPIPTPPLPTSTPEVPRGKMVDSGLEEAIGLLGSALDDYRGQFPELQPLERELKRLEEMLLVRGSQGCHEQKQGVFLSRASSISLTVEHALESFSFLNTSDMEDSEGSEEEPLQDERRAGRPLRSTRAPSAGEMGADDTGMCSGSEASTDPMSTGNEFLDKALVLHLNNCNRLLLKLGTFGPLRCQEMYALDRLLRESQVLEIVCQLTEERAGAATSAADVVQFSTRNEGVLPLWDLCVEVPNIYTCPVERFLQVLSAQYAAPISEQHPGLADIVCVKLVEDMLNRRLPRRPGSAQSEQVTIFQYWSHFESLGALVLDTYMMELAEEALLAQNLNSDDQDVVLRALKRMPEGRLKKEGLKALSLLLVEGNSKVVSAVSAQLRSLAENPRFRQRALVCFLEQLEDEEVQTRVAGCAALGCLKAKESIEQLVYLCQTDKEPVREAAKQSLMLCDGPERTI from the exons ATGGCGGTGTCGGCAGCGGTGTCGCTCGCCTCGGGGAGGGAGGTGCTCCCGTCCATGCAGCTGCCATTGGCGCTGGCTGGGCCGTGGTTTCCTGCCGAAATCACATGGCTCCCGCGTTTCCATGGAGAGAGCCGGGGTGGGCGCTGCCAAGAGCCTGCACGAACTCCCCGCTTGCTCCCGTCCATGGGAGTGGAACAAAGGGGATGCACCGAGCCAGGCCCGCTTTCGCCCCGCGCCTCGCCCCTCGCCTCTCCTGGGACAT GGCGGCCCTCCAGGTCACACTCAACGATGTCACTGTCTGTGCGCCCGCAGCGCCGAGTCCTCGTCACCAAGATCAATAGGAGCCAGTCCTTCGCCGGAGTGAACTCATCGGCCGACCGGCCCTTCAG GAATCTCTCACCTTTCACCCCCACTGTCTCCCGCAAGACTGGCTCCAGGGTCAGTAGGATGTTCTCAATGTCCCACAAATCCCCACCACCCAAGGTGCCTCAGCCCAACCGCCTGGACGAGGTGTATGAAGCTCTCAAGAAGGGCCTGAC AGCCTACCTGGAGGTGCACCAGCTGGAACTGGAGAAGCTCAGCACGCAGATCCGTGAGTCCAAGAGGAATTCACGCCTG GGCTTTCTCTATGATCTGGATAAG caagTGAAGTCAATCGAGCGCTTCCTGCGTCGCCTGGAGTTTCATGCCAGCAAG ATAGATGAGCTGTATGAGGCTTACTGCATCCAGCGGCGGCTCCGTGATGGAGCCCACAACATGGTCAAGGCTTACAGCACCGGCTCGCCGGGCAGCCGGGAGGCACGCGAGAGCCTGGCCGAGGCCAGCAAGGGCTACAAGGAGTACAcagag AACATGTGTCTGTTGGAGAATGAGCTGGAGAGCCAGCTGGGCGAATTCCACATCCGGATGAAAG GATTGGCAGGCTTTGCCCGGCTTTGTGCTGGTGACCAGTATGAG ATCTTCATGAAGTATGGACGGCAGCGGTGGAAGCTGCGGGGGCGCATCGAGGTGAACAGCAAGCAGGTGTGGGACAGCGAGGAAATGGTTTTCTTGCCCCTCGTCACTGAGTTCCTCTCCATCAAG GTGACGGAGCTAAAGAGCCTGGCCAACCACGTTGTGGTGGGCAATGTGTCCTGTGAGACTAAGGACCTCtttgcagctctgccccaggtaGTGGCTGTGGATATCAACGACCTGGGCACGCTCAAACTCAGCCTGGAGGTGACCTGGAA ccccttcGACAAGGACGAccagccctcagcagccagCTCTGTCAACAAGGCTTCCACAGTGAACAAGAGGTTCTCCACCTACAACCAGAGTCCGCCTGACACGCCGTCCCTGCGGGAACAGGCATTCTAT AATATGCTGCGGCGCCAAGAGGAGCTGGAGAACGGCACAGCCTGGTCCATCTCCTCGGAGTCCTCAGATGACTCCTCCAGCCCCCAGCTGTCCAGCAGTGCCCGCCATGCCACACACAAGCCCATCGTGCAGCCTGAGGTGCAGGCCTCCGCCCCTGCCATTGAGATCTCCTTCTCCCAGCAACCAGAGGAGGCTGACGCCGTGCTTGGGGCCAGTGgcagcagtgtcccctctgCCGGGAGCCAGCCGGAGGAGCCGAGCAGCCGTAAGAAGGACGCAGTGGCCAACGGGCATGTGCCCTACTCCCGGACTCTGAGCCACATCAGCGAGGCCAGTGTGGATGCCACAATGGAGGTCAAGACTGTGGAGAGCCCTTGGGAGCCTGCGCCCAGCACggaggacacagggatgggcaaGCAAGATGCACACTCTCTGCCTGGTGCTGCggtggcagctgctgtggcaagGCAGGACAGGGCCACTGAGGCCAAGCCTCGTGCCTCCGTGGCATGGGCCACCTCCTGCGAGGAGGAGGCTGGCAGTGCAGAGCCAGCGCAGAGCCAGGCGCCAGCACAGAGTGACTATGGCACCGGGGCCCCCACAGCACTGGCACAAGCCTCTGCAGAAGAGAGGCCCATCCCAACCCCACCACTGCCCACCAGCACCCCTGAGGTGCCACGGGGGAAGATGGTGGATTCAGGTCTGGAGGAGGCAATTGGCCTCCTCGGCTCAGCTCTGGATGACTATCGGGGACagttcccagagctgcagcccctcgAACGGGAGCTCAAACGTctggaggagatgctgctggtgAGGGGCTCTCAGGGGTGTCATGAG CAGAAGCAAGGCGTCTTCCTCAGCCGGGCCTCCAGCATCAGCCTGACAGTGGAGCATGCACTGGAGAGCTTCAGCTTCCTCAACACCTCTGACATGGAGGACTCAGAAGGCTCTGAGGAGGAGCCTCTCCAAGATGAGAG GAGGGCTGGCAGACCCCTGCGCAGCACCAGAGCCCCCAGCGCTGGCGAGATGGGGGCAGATGACACCGGAATGTGCAGTGGTTCTGAGGCCAGCACTGACCCCATGAGCACTGGCAATGAGTTCCTGGATAAGGCACTGGTGCTTCACCTCAACAACTGCAACCGCCTGCTGCTG AAGCTGGGCACCTTCGGTCCTCTGCGGTGCCAGGAGATGTATGCCCTGGACAGGCTGCTGCGGGAGTCCCAGGTGCTGGAGATCGTGTGCCAGCTGACGGAGGAGCGCGCAGGAGCAGCCACCTCGGCTGCTGATG TGGTGCAGTTCTCGACGCGGAACGAGGGCGTGCTGCCCCTTTGGGACCTCTGTGTGGAAGTGCCCAACATCTACACCTGCCCTGTGGAGCGATTCCTGCAGGTGCTCAGTGCCCAGTATGCAGCTCCCATCAGTGAGCAGCACCCTGGTTTGGCTGATATTG TGTGTGTGAAACTGGTGGAGGACATGCTGAACCGGCGGCTGCCCCGGCGGCCCGGCAGTGCCCAGAGTGAGCAGGTCACCATCTTCCAGTACTGGAGCCACTTTGAGTCACTCGGTGCCCTGGTGCTTGACACCTACAtgatggagctggcagaggaag cactgctggcacagaACCTCAACTCAGACGACCAGGACGTGGTGCTGCGTGCCCTGAAGCGCATGCCCGAGGGCCGCCTGAAGAAGGAGGGACTGAAGGCGCTGAGCCTGCTCCTCGTGGAGGGCAACAGCAAGGTGGTGAGCGCCGTGTCAGCCCAGCTCCGCAGCCTGGCAGAAAACCCCCGCTTCCGCCAACGG GCCCTCGTGTgtttcctggagcagctggaggatgAGGAGGTGCAGACACGTGTGGCAGGGTGTGCGGCGCTGGGCTGCTTGAAG GCCAAGGAGAGCATCGAGCAGTTGGTTTACCTGTGCCAAACCGACAAAGAGCCTGTGCGGGAGGCAGCCAAGCAGAGCCTGATGCTGTGTG ATGGCCCTGAGAGAACCATCTGA